A genomic window from Lactobacillus sp. ESL0677 includes:
- the kduI gene encoding 5-dehydro-4-deoxy-D-glucuronate isomerase — MKMNMNYAHSPEDVKHYSTDELRSQFLVPKVFEPGKINLTYTYNDRMILGGVMPTDKSLEIVLSKELGVDFFLQRRELGVINLGGDGTIEIDGDKEAMTKHDGYYVGQGHKHVVFSSNDPKDPAKYYVVSTPAQKSYPDKKLLFKDALAKELGDQEHMNKRTIYKYIDASQMDTCQLQMGYTVLEPGSGWNTMPAHTHARRMEAYLYCEFAEPDTRVFHFVGKPSETKDIVMKNEQAVINPSWSIHCGIGTTSYSFIWAMCGENQTYDDMDWISMDELN; from the coding sequence ATGAAAATGAATATGAATTATGCACACAGTCCTGAAGATGTTAAACATTATTCAACTGATGAATTAAGAAGTCAATTTTTAGTACCTAAGGTTTTTGAACCTGGCAAAATTAATTTGACTTATACATACAACGATCGAATGATTCTTGGTGGTGTAATGCCAACTGATAAATCATTGGAAATCGTTTTGAGTAAGGAATTGGGTGTTGATTTCTTCTTGCAACGTCGCGAATTAGGCGTAATTAATTTAGGAGGTGATGGTACTATCGAGATAGATGGTGATAAAGAAGCAATGACTAAGCATGATGGTTATTATGTAGGTCAAGGTCATAAGCACGTTGTCTTTAGTTCTAATGATCCTAAAGATCCTGCTAAGTACTATGTTGTTTCAACACCAGCACAAAAATCGTACCCAGATAAGAAATTATTGTTCAAAGATGCCTTAGCTAAAGAGCTGGGTGATCAAGAACATATGAATAAGAGAACTATTTACAAGTATATTGATGCTTCACAAATGGACACCTGTCAATTACAAATGGGCTACACTGTTTTGGAACCAGGTTCTGGCTGGAACACGATGCCTGCACATACTCATGCTCGTAGAATGGAAGCATATCTTTACTGTGAATTTGCAGAACCAGATACAAGAGTATTTCACTTTGTTGGTAAACCAAGTGAAACTAAAGACATTGTAATGAAGAATGAACAAGCAGTAATTAATCCAAGTTGGTCAATTCACTGCGGTATCGGTACTACAAGTTATTCATTTATTTGGGCAATGTGTGGTGAAAACCAAACCTATGATGATATGGATTGGATTTCAATGGATGAGCTTAATTAA